From the Athene noctua chromosome 22, bAthNoc1.hap1.1, whole genome shotgun sequence genome, one window contains:
- the RAP1GAP gene encoding rap1 GTPase-activating protein 1 isoform X3, whose translation MAQQRHTVPPPLKTEEDYIPYPSVHEVLGREGPFPLILLPQFGGYWIEGTNHQLSGAPESPPTPAPGTRARLEGNHTAKLYRKHFLGKEHFNYYSLDPALGHLVFSLKYDEQEHLHLLLRTRTRTLHDVVPISCLAEFPNVVQMAKLVCEDVNVDRFYPVLYPKASRLILAFDEHVLSNHFKFGVIYQKLGQTSEEELFGTTEESPAFTEFLDVLGQRVQLRDFKGFRGGLDVTHGQTGSESVYCHFRDKEIMFHVSTKLPYTEGDAQQLQRKRHIGNDIVAVVFQDENTPFVPDMIASNFLHAFVVVQLEQGGPQGTLYKVSVTARDDVPFFGPPLPDPAVFRKGPEFQEFLLTKLINAEYACYKAEKFAKLEERTRAALLETLHEELQARSQAMLGLGPDDERPDNGAAAPGFFESFKSLLVPGSRRGRRGSAIGLGSVEEALLVPGKSPSRRRPGPLGSRRSSAIGIESIQEAPAGRDGPAAAPEGACSAHSSPESRRHPDRAEKPEPPDFSRSSSSASSFGSATEEPSEPGRESRSPSGTHHDAFTDTPWPDDPPGIPPGRRPPEPPCPEIKIQLERPPPNPGS comes from the exons ATGGCCCAGCAGCGCCACACCGTCCCCCCACCGCTCAAG ACAGAGGAGGACTACATCCCCTACCCCAGCGTGCACGAG GTGCTGGGCCGGGAGGGGCCGTTCCCCCTCATCCTCCTGCCGCAGTTTGGGGGTTACTGGATCGAGGGCACCAACCACCAGCTGAGCGGGGCACCCgagtccccccccaccccggcacccGGCACCCGCGCAAGGCTCGAGGGCAACCACACGGCCAAGCTCTACCGCAAGCACTTCCTGGGCAAG GAGCACTTCAACTACTACTCCCTGGACCCGGCACTGGGCCACCTCGTCTTCTCCCTCAAGTACGACGAGCAGGAGCACCTCCACCTGCTGCTGCG CACCCGTACCCGCACCCTGCATGACGTGGTGCCCATCTCCTGCCTGGCCGAGTTCCCCAACGTGGTGCAGATGGCCAAG CTGGTGTGCGAGGACGTCAATGTGGATCGCTTCTACCCCGTGCTCTATCCCAAG GCGTCCCGCCTCATCCTCGCCTTTGACGAGCACGTGCTCAGCAACCACTTCAAATTTGGGGTCATCTACCAAAAACTGGGGCAG ACCTCCGAGGAGGAGCTTTTCGGCACCACGGAGGAGAGCCCGGCGTTCACCGAATTTCTCGACGTCCTGGGTCAACGGGTGCAGCTGCGGGACTTCAAGGG GTTTCGGGGGGGTCTGGATGTGACCCACGGGCAGACAGGCAGCGAGTCCGTCTACTGCCACTTCCGCGACAAAGAGATCATGTTCCACGTCTCCACCAAGCTGCCCTACACCGAGGGGGACGCCCAGCAg CTGCAGCGGAAGCGTCACATCGGCAACGACATCGTGGCCGTCGTCTTCCAGGACGAGAACACCCCCTTCGTCCCCGACATGATCGCCTCCAACTTCCTCCACGCCTTCGTGGtggtgcagctggagcagggcGGCCCCCAGGGGACCCTCTACAAG GTCTCCGTCACCGCCCGTGACGACGTGCCCTTCTTCGGCCCGCCGCTGCCCGACCCTGCCGTCTTCAGGAAg GGCCCCGAGTTCCAGGAGTTTCTGCTGACGAAGCTCATCAACGCCGAGTACGCCTGCTACAAGGCCGAGAAGTTCGCCAAGCTGGAG GAGCGGACGCGGGCGGCGCTGCTGGAGACGCTGCACGAGGAGCTGCAGGCGCGCAGCCAGGCCATGCTGGGGCTCGGCCCCGACGACGAGCGCCCCGACaacggcgccgccgccccgggcttCTTCGAGTCCTTCAAg TCGCTGCTGGTGCCCGGGAGCCGGCGGGGACGCCGCGGCAGCGCCATCGGGCTGGGCTCGGTGGAAGAG GCGCTGCTGGTGCCCGGGAAGAGCCCGtcgcggcggcggcccggcccgctcgGCTCCCGCCGCTCCAGCGCCATCGGCATCGAGAGCATCCAGGAGGCGCCGGCCGGCAG ggacggccccgccgccgcccccgagGGCGCCTGCTCTGCACACAGCTCCCCCGAGAGCCGCCGGCACCCCGACAG GGCCGAGAAGCCGGAGCCGCCGGATTTCTCCCGCTCCTCCTCCAGCGCCAGCAGCTTCGGCAGCGCCACCGAGGAGCCCAGCGAGCCGGGCAGG GAGAGCCGCTCGCCCTCGGGGACCCACCACGACGCCTTCACCGACACCCCCTGGCCGGACGACCCCCCCGGTATCCCCCCAG GCCgccgcccccccgagcccccctgCCCTGAGATCAAAATCCAGTTGGAGCGGCCCCCCCCTAACCCG
- the RAP1GAP gene encoding rap1 GTPase-activating protein 1 isoform X2, with protein MAQQRHTVPPPLKTEEDYIPYPSVHEVLGREGPFPLILLPQFGGYWIEGTNHQLSGAPESPPTPAPGTRARLEGNHTAKLYRKHFLGKEHFNYYSLDPALGHLVFSLKYDEQEHLHLLLRTRTRTLHDVVPISCLAEFPNVVQMAKLVCEDVNVDRFYPVLYPKASRLILAFDEHVLSNHFKFGVIYQKLGQTSEEELFGTTEESPAFTEFLDVLGQRVQLRDFKGFRGGLDVTHGQTGSESVYCHFRDKEIMFHVSTKLPYTEGDAQQLQRKRHIGNDIVAVVFQDENTPFVPDMIASNFLHAFVVVQLEQGGPQGTLYKVSVTARDDVPFFGPPLPDPAVFRKGPEFQEFLLTKLINAEYACYKAEKFAKLEERTRAALLETLHEELQARSQAMLGLGPDDERPDNGAAAPGFFESFKRALRGRSPSLEAVGLGPRRAPPTPPPNAANAAAAAAAGPPEGSLLVPGSRRGRRGSAIGLGSVEEALLVPGKSPSRRRPGPLGSRRSSAIGIESIQEAPAGRDGPAAAPEGACSAHSSPESRRHPDRAEKPEPPDFSRSSSSASSFGSATEEPSEPGRESRSPSGTHHDAFTDTPWPDDPPGIPPGRRPPEPPCPEIKIQLERPPPNPGS; from the exons ATGGCCCAGCAGCGCCACACCGTCCCCCCACCGCTCAAG ACAGAGGAGGACTACATCCCCTACCCCAGCGTGCACGAG GTGCTGGGCCGGGAGGGGCCGTTCCCCCTCATCCTCCTGCCGCAGTTTGGGGGTTACTGGATCGAGGGCACCAACCACCAGCTGAGCGGGGCACCCgagtccccccccaccccggcacccGGCACCCGCGCAAGGCTCGAGGGCAACCACACGGCCAAGCTCTACCGCAAGCACTTCCTGGGCAAG GAGCACTTCAACTACTACTCCCTGGACCCGGCACTGGGCCACCTCGTCTTCTCCCTCAAGTACGACGAGCAGGAGCACCTCCACCTGCTGCTGCG CACCCGTACCCGCACCCTGCATGACGTGGTGCCCATCTCCTGCCTGGCCGAGTTCCCCAACGTGGTGCAGATGGCCAAG CTGGTGTGCGAGGACGTCAATGTGGATCGCTTCTACCCCGTGCTCTATCCCAAG GCGTCCCGCCTCATCCTCGCCTTTGACGAGCACGTGCTCAGCAACCACTTCAAATTTGGGGTCATCTACCAAAAACTGGGGCAG ACCTCCGAGGAGGAGCTTTTCGGCACCACGGAGGAGAGCCCGGCGTTCACCGAATTTCTCGACGTCCTGGGTCAACGGGTGCAGCTGCGGGACTTCAAGGG GTTTCGGGGGGGTCTGGATGTGACCCACGGGCAGACAGGCAGCGAGTCCGTCTACTGCCACTTCCGCGACAAAGAGATCATGTTCCACGTCTCCACCAAGCTGCCCTACACCGAGGGGGACGCCCAGCAg CTGCAGCGGAAGCGTCACATCGGCAACGACATCGTGGCCGTCGTCTTCCAGGACGAGAACACCCCCTTCGTCCCCGACATGATCGCCTCCAACTTCCTCCACGCCTTCGTGGtggtgcagctggagcagggcGGCCCCCAGGGGACCCTCTACAAG GTCTCCGTCACCGCCCGTGACGACGTGCCCTTCTTCGGCCCGCCGCTGCCCGACCCTGCCGTCTTCAGGAAg GGCCCCGAGTTCCAGGAGTTTCTGCTGACGAAGCTCATCAACGCCGAGTACGCCTGCTACAAGGCCGAGAAGTTCGCCAAGCTGGAG GAGCGGACGCGGGCGGCGCTGCTGGAGACGCTGCACGAGGAGCTGCAGGCGCGCAGCCAGGCCATGCTGGGGCTCGGCCCCGACGACGAGCGCCCCGACaacggcgccgccgccccgggcttCTTCGAGTCCTTCAAg cgggcgctgcggggccgcAGCCCCTCCCTGGAGGCCGTGGGGCTGGgaccccgccgggcccccccaacgcccccccccAACGCCgccaacgccgccgccgccgccgccgccggacccCCCGAGGGC TCGCTGCTGGTGCCCGGGAGCCGGCGGGGACGCCGCGGCAGCGCCATCGGGCTGGGCTCGGTGGAAGAG GCGCTGCTGGTGCCCGGGAAGAGCCCGtcgcggcggcggcccggcccgctcgGCTCCCGCCGCTCCAGCGCCATCGGCATCGAGAGCATCCAGGAGGCGCCGGCCGGCAG ggacggccccgccgccgcccccgagGGCGCCTGCTCTGCACACAGCTCCCCCGAGAGCCGCCGGCACCCCGACAG GGCCGAGAAGCCGGAGCCGCCGGATTTCTCCCGCTCCTCCTCCAGCGCCAGCAGCTTCGGCAGCGCCACCGAGGAGCCCAGCGAGCCGGGCAGG GAGAGCCGCTCGCCCTCGGGGACCCACCACGACGCCTTCACCGACACCCCCTGGCCGGACGACCCCCCCGGTATCCCCCCAG GCCgccgcccccccgagcccccctgCCCTGAGATCAAAATCCAGTTGGAGCGGCCCCCCCCTAACCCG
- the RAP1GAP gene encoding rap1 GTPase-activating protein 1 isoform X1 yields the protein MAQQRHTVPPPLKTEEDYIPYPSVHEVLGREGPFPLILLPQFGGYWIEGTNHQLSGAPESPPTPAPGTRARLEGNHTAKLYRKHFLGKEHFNYYSLDPALGHLVFSLKYDEQEHLHLLLRTRTRTLHDVVPISCLAEFPNVVQMAKLVCEDVNVDRFYPVLYPKASRLILAFDEHVLSNHFKFGVIYQKLGQTSEEELFGTTEESPAFTEFLDVLGQRVQLRDFKGFRGGLDVTHGQTGSESVYCHFRDKEIMFHVSTKLPYTEGDAQQLQRKRHIGNDIVAVVFQDENTPFVPDMIASNFLHAFVVVQLEQGGPQGTLYKVSVTARDDVPFFGPPLPDPAVFRKGPEFQEFLLTKLINAEYACYKAEKFAKLEERTRAALLETLHEELQARSQAMLGLGPDDERPDNGAAAPGFFESFKRALRGRSPSLEAVGLGPRRAPPTPPPNAANAAAAAAAGPPEGAPGAACSLLVPGSRRGRRGSAIGLGSVEEALLVPGKSPSRRRPGPLGSRRSSAIGIESIQEAPAGRDGPAAAPEGACSAHSSPESRRHPDRAEKPEPPDFSRSSSSASSFGSATEEPSEPGRESRSPSGTHHDAFTDTPWPDDPPGIPPGRRPPEPPCPEIKIQLERPPPNPGS from the exons ATGGCCCAGCAGCGCCACACCGTCCCCCCACCGCTCAAG ACAGAGGAGGACTACATCCCCTACCCCAGCGTGCACGAG GTGCTGGGCCGGGAGGGGCCGTTCCCCCTCATCCTCCTGCCGCAGTTTGGGGGTTACTGGATCGAGGGCACCAACCACCAGCTGAGCGGGGCACCCgagtccccccccaccccggcacccGGCACCCGCGCAAGGCTCGAGGGCAACCACACGGCCAAGCTCTACCGCAAGCACTTCCTGGGCAAG GAGCACTTCAACTACTACTCCCTGGACCCGGCACTGGGCCACCTCGTCTTCTCCCTCAAGTACGACGAGCAGGAGCACCTCCACCTGCTGCTGCG CACCCGTACCCGCACCCTGCATGACGTGGTGCCCATCTCCTGCCTGGCCGAGTTCCCCAACGTGGTGCAGATGGCCAAG CTGGTGTGCGAGGACGTCAATGTGGATCGCTTCTACCCCGTGCTCTATCCCAAG GCGTCCCGCCTCATCCTCGCCTTTGACGAGCACGTGCTCAGCAACCACTTCAAATTTGGGGTCATCTACCAAAAACTGGGGCAG ACCTCCGAGGAGGAGCTTTTCGGCACCACGGAGGAGAGCCCGGCGTTCACCGAATTTCTCGACGTCCTGGGTCAACGGGTGCAGCTGCGGGACTTCAAGGG GTTTCGGGGGGGTCTGGATGTGACCCACGGGCAGACAGGCAGCGAGTCCGTCTACTGCCACTTCCGCGACAAAGAGATCATGTTCCACGTCTCCACCAAGCTGCCCTACACCGAGGGGGACGCCCAGCAg CTGCAGCGGAAGCGTCACATCGGCAACGACATCGTGGCCGTCGTCTTCCAGGACGAGAACACCCCCTTCGTCCCCGACATGATCGCCTCCAACTTCCTCCACGCCTTCGTGGtggtgcagctggagcagggcGGCCCCCAGGGGACCCTCTACAAG GTCTCCGTCACCGCCCGTGACGACGTGCCCTTCTTCGGCCCGCCGCTGCCCGACCCTGCCGTCTTCAGGAAg GGCCCCGAGTTCCAGGAGTTTCTGCTGACGAAGCTCATCAACGCCGAGTACGCCTGCTACAAGGCCGAGAAGTTCGCCAAGCTGGAG GAGCGGACGCGGGCGGCGCTGCTGGAGACGCTGCACGAGGAGCTGCAGGCGCGCAGCCAGGCCATGCTGGGGCTCGGCCCCGACGACGAGCGCCCCGACaacggcgccgccgccccgggcttCTTCGAGTCCTTCAAg cgggcgctgcggggccgcAGCCCCTCCCTGGAGGCCGTGGGGCTGGgaccccgccgggcccccccaacgcccccccccAACGCCgccaacgccgccgccgccgccgccgccggacccCCCGAGGGCGCCCCGGGGGCCGCCTGC TCGCTGCTGGTGCCCGGGAGCCGGCGGGGACGCCGCGGCAGCGCCATCGGGCTGGGCTCGGTGGAAGAG GCGCTGCTGGTGCCCGGGAAGAGCCCGtcgcggcggcggcccggcccgctcgGCTCCCGCCGCTCCAGCGCCATCGGCATCGAGAGCATCCAGGAGGCGCCGGCCGGCAG ggacggccccgccgccgcccccgagGGCGCCTGCTCTGCACACAGCTCCCCCGAGAGCCGCCGGCACCCCGACAG GGCCGAGAAGCCGGAGCCGCCGGATTTCTCCCGCTCCTCCTCCAGCGCCAGCAGCTTCGGCAGCGCCACCGAGGAGCCCAGCGAGCCGGGCAGG GAGAGCCGCTCGCCCTCGGGGACCCACCACGACGCCTTCACCGACACCCCCTGGCCGGACGACCCCCCCGGTATCCCCCCAG GCCgccgcccccccgagcccccctgCCCTGAGATCAAAATCCAGTTGGAGCGGCCCCCCCCTAACCCG